Proteins from a genomic interval of Medicago truncatula cultivar Jemalong A17 chromosome 3, MtrunA17r5.0-ANR, whole genome shotgun sequence:
- the LOC25489510 gene encoding CBBY-like protein → MAMASANSIISISSASLLNRTHQPKTTTLISLLKHNKKEHEQHSTSPSSFTVKALKISTSTTRRRRLSCSASASASSTLPSALLFDCDGVLVDTEKDGHRISFNDTFQEKELGVTWDVELYGELLKIGGGKERMTAYFNKTGWPANAPTGEQERKDFIASLHKRKTELFMELVEKKLLPLRPGVAKLVDQALTQGVNVAVCSTSNEKAVSAIVSCLLGPERAAKIQIFAGDVVPRKKPDPAIYILAASTLGVEPSRCVVVEDSAIGLAAAKAAGMKCIVTKSGYTADEDFLNADAVFDFIGDPPEERFDLAFCGSLLEKQYVS, encoded by the exons ATGGCCATGGCATCAGCAAATAGCATCATCTCCATTTCATCTGCTTCATTGTTGAATCGAACTCATcaaccaaaaacaacaacactTATTAGCCTCCTTAAACACAACAAGAAGGAGCATGAACAACACAGTACTTCACCATCCTCTTTCACTGTCAAAGCTCTTAAGATATCAACTTCAACAACCAGAAGACGTAGGTTGAGTTGCTCAGCCTCGGCTTCAGCATCTTCCACGCTTCCCTCAGCTCTTCTTTTTGACTGTGATGGAGTCCTTGTAGATACTGAAAAAGATGGTCACCGCATTTCTTTCAATGATACTTTCCAAGAG AAAGAACTAGGCGTTACATGGGACGTGGAATTGTACGGTGAGTTGCTCAAAATTGGAGGTGGAAAAGAAAG GATGACGGCGTACTTTAACAAGACAGGTTGGCCTGCGAATGCCCCAACAGGTGAACAAGAAAGGAAAGATTTCATAGCTTCGCTTCACAAGCGGAAGACAGAACTATTCATGGAACTTGTGGAGAAAAAATTGTTGCCTCTTCGCCCAGGTGTTGCAAA GCTTGTTGATCAGGCTTTAACTCAAGGAGTCAATGTTGCAGTTTGCAGCACTTCCAATGAGAAGGCG GTCTCTGCAATAGTATCATGTTTACTGGGACCTGAGCGAGCAGCAAAAATCCAGATATTTGCAGGAGACGTGGTTCCCCGAAAAAAGCCTGATCCA GCCATCTATATACTAGCTGCAAGCACTCTCGGTGTTGAACCTTCGAG ATGTGTCGTGGTCGAGGACAGTGCTATAGGTCTAGCAGCTGCTAAAGCAGCTGGGATGAAGTGTATAGTAACAAAGAGCGG GTATACAGCAGATGAAGATTTCTTAAATGCAGATGCTGTATTTGACTTCATTGGTGATCCTCCTGAGGAGAGATTTGATTTGGCATTTTGTGGTAGCCTTCTTGAGAAGCAATATGTCAGCTAG
- the LOC25489511 gene encoding probable UDP-N-acetylglucosamine--peptide N-acetylglucosaminyltransferase SPINDLY has product MAEKLGSEERSSGIGMKRKQFAVLADLNIDPPEADDDEDDNNHSSSLLPPPLPPHTEITRLINDENSQDKSLLSKDTNSNEGEGKLLNKLGKCRSKPSKTDSSIDCGADADGDQHVQGAPSAREEKVSSMKTGLVHVARKMPKNAHAHFILGLMYQRLNQPQKAILAYEKAEEILLRPEVEIDRAEFLALVQIHHAQCLIIESSSENSSDQELEPHELEEIISKLKESTQSDIRQAAVWNTLGFILLKTGRVQSAISVLSSLLAISPENYDCLGNLGIAYLQIGDLELSAKCFQELILKDQNHPAALVNYAALLLCKNASVVAGAGANAAEGASAEQSMAANVAKECLLAAIKADGKSAHIWANLAYAFSITGNHRISSKCLEKAAKLEPNCMSTRYAVASHRIKEAERSQDPSELLSSAGNEMASIIRDGDSSLVELPIAWAGLAMVHKAQHEISAAYESEQDGLKEIEECAVSSLKQAIAEDPDDAVQWHQLGLHSLCAREFKTSQKYLKAAVACDKGCSYAWSNLGVSLQLSEEQSQAEEVYKWALSLATKQEAHAILSNMGILYRQQKKYELAKAMFTKSLELQPGYAPAFNNLGLVFIAEGLLEEAKHCFEKALQSDSMLDAAKSNLIKVATMSKICKDLSSCTLKE; this is encoded by the exons ATGGCTGAGAAGTTGGGTTCAGAAGAGAGGTCGTCAGGGATAGGGATGAAGAGAAAACAATTCGCTGTTTTGGCTGACCTCAACATCGATCCCCCTGAAGCCGATGACGACGAAGACGACAATAATCATTCTTCTTCACTTCTTCCTCCTCCACTTCCACCACATACTGAAATCACCAg GTTGATAAATGATGAAAACAGTCAAGATAAGAGTTTGTTGTCCAAAGACACCAATAGCAACGAAGGTGAAGGTAAATTGTTGAACAAATTGGGGAAATGCCGTTCCAAACCTAGCAAGACGGATTCTTCTATTGACTGTGGAGCTGATGCGGATGGTGATCAACATGTTCAAGGGGCTCCTTCAGCAAGGGAAGAAAAAGTTAGCAGCATGAAGACT GGATTGGTTCATGTTGCAAGGAAGATGCCCAAAAATGCTCATGCTCATTTTATACTTGGCTTGATGTACCAAAGATTAAACCAACCTCAAAAG GCTATATTGGCTTATGAGAAGGCAGAAGAGATATTACTCAGGCCAGAGGTTGAGATTGATAGGGCAGAGTTCCTTGCTTTAGTTCAAATTCACCATGCACAG TGCCTGATAATAGAAAGTTCATCAGAAAATAGTTCAGACCAAGAACTTGAACCTCACGAACTGGAGGAAATTATTTCTAAACTGAAAGAATCAACGCAATCGGATATCAGGCAGGCAGCTGTATGGAATACACTGGGTTTTATCCTTCTTAAAACTGGCCGTGTGCAG AGTGCTATCTCAgttttgtcatccttgttggcCATTTCACCAGAGAACTATGATTGCCTTGGTAATCTTGGGATAGCTTACCTTCAAAT AGGAGATTTGGAATTATCTGCGAAGTGTTTCCAAGAGTTGATACTAAAAGATCAAAACCATCCTGCAGCTTTGGTCAATTATGCTGCTCTCCTTTTGTGTAAAAATGCTTCAGTTGTAGCAG gtgctggtgcaaatgctgcaGAAGGTGCTTCGGCAGAGCAATCTATGGCTGCTAATGTTGCTAAGGAATGTTTGTTAGCTGCAATTAAAGCAGATGGAAAATCAGCCCATATTTGGGCAAATCTTGCCTATGCATTTTCTATTACTGGGAATCATCGGATTTCCAGCAAGTGCTTGGAGAAG GCAGCAAAACTGGAACCTAATTGCATGTCTACTCGATATGCTGTAGCAAGCCATCGAATAAAGGAGGCAGAAAGATCTCAAGATCCTAGTGAATTGCTTTCATCTGCTGGAAATGAGATGGCTTCCATAATAAGAGATGGTGATTCATCCCTGGTTGAGCTTCCAATAGCATGGGCCGGGCTTGCAATGGTCCACAAGGCTCAGCATGAGATATCAGCAGCATACGAAAGTGAACAGGATGGGCTGAAGGAAATTGAAGAATGTGCTGTTTCCAGTCTAAAGCAG GCCATAGCGGAAGATCCAGATGATGCAGTTCAGTGGCACCAACTTGGCCTTCACAGTCTTTGTGCTAGGGAAttcaaaacatcacaaaaatacCTCAAAGCTGCTGTTGCCTGTGACAAGGGTTGCAGCTATGCATGGTCTAACCTCG gtgtCTCGCTTCAACTATCAGAAGAACAATCACAAGCTGAAGAAGTATACAAATGGGCTTTGTCTTTGGCAACAAAACAAGAAGCACATGCTATACTATCCAATATGGGAATTCTCTATCGCCAGCAGAAAAAATATGAACTTGCAAAGGCTATGTTTACAAAGTCACTTGAACTTCAACCTGGATATGCTCCTGCATTCAACAATCTGGGTCTTGTTTTTATTGCAGAGGGTCTGTTAGAAGAGGCCAAGCATTGTTTTGAGAAAGCACTCCAATCAGATTCAATGCTGGATGCAGCCAAGTCTAACTTGATTAAGGTTGCCACAATGTCGAAGATATGCAAAGACCTTTCCTCATGTACTCTTAAAGAATGA
- the LOC25489512 gene encoding probable Ufm1-specific protease isoform X3, whose translation MADDDSNRIVRLLCRPSHLHKGSDPGIHCWLIGSPFLPPLTIVSILRCINTTPSSSSPDLHKESNDLKTLIPKGFELIGALASGDDTSARAAIDATRELRKLMYGEGMGEDQLLIGGVESLDSGEVRFFVCETGNVSSGIERVSSVIQEENPEKFVWENGCLLRCELPIKLPIYYPLKNPTDVEKAYKQATEAVIAKLKDPQAVYMLETLSKTSSDQPPPSIVRGVQLDFHTDFSKTKHLVEGDAGYDASSLSCSYFSIYSKTAFSIENADTIQVSVLFNSLGPSSASAAPTAEYFPVMEEARLIVKDIKLDVLCYASRDLPLRHAVSCLIIPGLIDQLNILQKFMLPSLLAKHPQLKPYHFSPPGVLHPITVFYELSFGETEMKQVEFRRSLHSRLGLPYDRPLLRIANALDFSKLKNSGTVSHQKGSALLRDVHTGIPSSGVIGGAVSLVQGSYEYHHYLQDGFNDSGWGCAYRSLQTIISWFRLQNYSSIEVPSHREIQQALVEIGDKDPSFIGSRDWIGAIELSFVLDKLLGVTCKVINVRSGAELPEKCRELALHFETQSTPVMIGGGVLAYTLLGVDYNDASGDCAFLILDPHYTGTDDLKKIINGGWVGWKKAVDSKGKNFFLHDKFYNLLLPQRPNMV comes from the exons ATGGCGGACGACGATAGCAACCGCATCGTTCGACTACTCTGCCGCCCAAGCCATCTCCACAAAGGATCCGACCCGGGAATTCATTGCTGGCTAATCGGATCCCCATTCTTACCACCACTCACCATCGTCTCCATCCTCCGATGCATCAACACCACCCCCTCCTCCTCTTCTCCCGATCTCCACAAAGAATCAAACGATCTTAAAACTTTAATTCCCAAAGGCTTTGAGCTAATCGGAGCCCTTGCTTCCGGCGACGATACCAGTGCTCGTGCCGCAATTGATGCTACTCGTGAATTGAGGAAGCTTATGTATGGTGAAGGAATGGGGGAAGATCAACTGTTGATTGGAGGTGTTGAAAGTTTGGATTCTGGTGAGGTTCGGTTTTTTGTGTGTGAGACTGGAAATGTGAGCAGCGGAATTGAACGTGTTTCTTCGGTTATACAGGAAGAGAATCCAGAGAAGTTTGTGTGGGAGAATGGTTGCTTGCTTCGTTGTGAGCTTCCGATAAAGTTGCCAATCTATTATCCTCTCAAAAATCCAACTG ATGTTGAGAAAGCATATAAGCAGGCAACTGAAGCTGTTATTGCCAAGTTAAAAGACCCTCAGGCTGTGTACATGTTAGAAACATTGAGCAAAACCTCTTCGGATCAACCTCCACCTTCCATAGTTCGAGGTGTACAATTAGACTTTCACACAGACTTCTCCAAAACCAAGCATTTGGTTGAGGGTGATGCGGGCTATGATGCAAGCTCACTATCTTGTTCATACTTTTCCATCTACAGTAAAACCGCTTTTTCCATAGAG AATGCAGATACTATCCAAGTGAGTGTTCTATTTAATAGCTTAGGGCCATCATCAGCATCTGCTGCGCCTACTGCAGAATATTTTCCAG TCATGGAAGAAGCCAGACTCATTGTTAAGGATATTAAGCTAGATGTACTCTGCTATGCTTCCAGGGATCTTCCACTGAGACATGCTGTTTCATGTTTAATCATCCCTGGCTTAATTGACCAGTTAAATATCCTGCAGAAATTTATGTTGCCTAGCCTTTTGGCAAAACATCCTCAG CTAAAACCTTACCACTTTAGTCCTCCTGGGGTTCTGCATCCAATAACTGTTTTCTATGAGCTGAGTTTTGGGGAGACAGAAATGAAGCAAG TTGAATTTAGGAGATCCTTGCACTCAAGGTTGGGGCTACCTTATGATCGCCCCCTTCTAAGAATTGCTAATGCCTTggatttttcaaaattgaaaaacagCGGTACTGTCTCTCATCAGAAAG GTTCAGCTTTGCTAAGAGATGTACACACTGGGATTCCAAGCAGTGGGG TTATTGGGGGAGCTGTTTCCCTTGTTCAAGGTTCCTATGAATACCATCATTACCTTCAGGATGGTTTCAACGATTCG GGATGGGGATGTGCTTATCGCTCTCTCCAGACTATCATTTCATGGTTCAGACTCCAAAACTACTCGTCTATAGAAGTTCCTTCTCATAG AGAAATACAGCAGGCACTTGTCGAGATTGGAGATAAAGATCCTTCCTTTATTGGGTCACGAGACTGGATTGGTGCAATTGAGTTGAGCTTTGTTTTGGACAAACTTCTGGGT GTTACTTGCAAAGTCATCAATGTTAGATCCGGAGCTGAGCTTCCGGAAAAATGTCGAGAATTAGCATTGCACTTTGAGACTCAAAGTACACCTGTTATGATTG GTGGTGGTGTCCTTGCATATACACTATTGGGAGTGGATTACAATGATGCCAGTGGAGATTGTGCATTTTTAATACTTGATCCACACTATACGGGTAcagatgatttgaagaaaataatcaatgggggcTGGGTTGGGTGGAAAAAAGCCGTTGACAGCAAAGGAAAGAATTTCTTCTTGCACGACAAGTTTTATAATCTACTGCTGCCACAGAGGCCCAACATGGTATGA
- the LOC25489512 gene encoding probable Ufm1-specific protease isoform X2 has translation MADDDSNRIVRLLCRPSHLHKGSDPGIHCWLIGSPFLPPLTIVSILRCINTTPSSSSPDLHKESNDLKTLIPKGFELIGALASGDDTSARAAIDATRELRKLMYGEGMGEDQLLIGGVESLDSGEVRFFVCETGNVSSGIERVSSVIQEENPEKFVWENGCLLRCELPIKLPIYYPLKNPTDVEKAYKQATEAVIAKLKDPQAVYMLETLSKTSSDQPPPSIVRGVQLDFHTDFSKTKHLVEGDAGYDASSLSCSYFSIYSKTAFSIENADTIQVSVLFNSLGPSSASAAPTAEYFPVMEEARLIVKDIKLDVLCYASRDLPLRHAVSCLIIPGLIDQLNILQKFMLPSLLAKHPQYNCQLKPYHFSPPGVLHPITVFYELSFGETEMKQVEFRRSLHSRLGLPYDRPLLRIANALDFSKLKNSGTVSHQKALLRDVHTGIPSSGVIGGAVSLVQGSYEYHHYLQDGFNDSGWGCAYRSLQTIISWFRLQNYSSIEVPSHREIQQALVEIGDKDPSFIGSRDWIGAIELSFVLDKLLGVTCKVINVRSGAELPEKCRELALHFETQSTPVMIGGGVLAYTLLGVDYNDASGDCAFLILDPHYTGTDDLKKIINGGWVGWKKAVDSKGKNFFLHDKFYNLLLPQRPNMV, from the exons ATGGCGGACGACGATAGCAACCGCATCGTTCGACTACTCTGCCGCCCAAGCCATCTCCACAAAGGATCCGACCCGGGAATTCATTGCTGGCTAATCGGATCCCCATTCTTACCACCACTCACCATCGTCTCCATCCTCCGATGCATCAACACCACCCCCTCCTCCTCTTCTCCCGATCTCCACAAAGAATCAAACGATCTTAAAACTTTAATTCCCAAAGGCTTTGAGCTAATCGGAGCCCTTGCTTCCGGCGACGATACCAGTGCTCGTGCCGCAATTGATGCTACTCGTGAATTGAGGAAGCTTATGTATGGTGAAGGAATGGGGGAAGATCAACTGTTGATTGGAGGTGTTGAAAGTTTGGATTCTGGTGAGGTTCGGTTTTTTGTGTGTGAGACTGGAAATGTGAGCAGCGGAATTGAACGTGTTTCTTCGGTTATACAGGAAGAGAATCCAGAGAAGTTTGTGTGGGAGAATGGTTGCTTGCTTCGTTGTGAGCTTCCGATAAAGTTGCCAATCTATTATCCTCTCAAAAATCCAACTG ATGTTGAGAAAGCATATAAGCAGGCAACTGAAGCTGTTATTGCCAAGTTAAAAGACCCTCAGGCTGTGTACATGTTAGAAACATTGAGCAAAACCTCTTCGGATCAACCTCCACCTTCCATAGTTCGAGGTGTACAATTAGACTTTCACACAGACTTCTCCAAAACCAAGCATTTGGTTGAGGGTGATGCGGGCTATGATGCAAGCTCACTATCTTGTTCATACTTTTCCATCTACAGTAAAACCGCTTTTTCCATAGAG AATGCAGATACTATCCAAGTGAGTGTTCTATTTAATAGCTTAGGGCCATCATCAGCATCTGCTGCGCCTACTGCAGAATATTTTCCAG TCATGGAAGAAGCCAGACTCATTGTTAAGGATATTAAGCTAGATGTACTCTGCTATGCTTCCAGGGATCTTCCACTGAGACATGCTGTTTCATGTTTAATCATCCCTGGCTTAATTGACCAGTTAAATATCCTGCAGAAATTTATGTTGCCTAGCCTTTTGGCAAAACATCCTCAG TACAATTGTCAGCTAAAACCTTACCACTTTAGTCCTCCTGGGGTTCTGCATCCAATAACTGTTTTCTATGAGCTGAGTTTTGGGGAGACAGAAATGAAGCAAG TTGAATTTAGGAGATCCTTGCACTCAAGGTTGGGGCTACCTTATGATCGCCCCCTTCTAAGAATTGCTAATGCCTTggatttttcaaaattgaaaaacagCGGTACTGTCTCTCATCAGAAAG CTTTGCTAAGAGATGTACACACTGGGATTCCAAGCAGTGGGG TTATTGGGGGAGCTGTTTCCCTTGTTCAAGGTTCCTATGAATACCATCATTACCTTCAGGATGGTTTCAACGATTCG GGATGGGGATGTGCTTATCGCTCTCTCCAGACTATCATTTCATGGTTCAGACTCCAAAACTACTCGTCTATAGAAGTTCCTTCTCATAG AGAAATACAGCAGGCACTTGTCGAGATTGGAGATAAAGATCCTTCCTTTATTGGGTCACGAGACTGGATTGGTGCAATTGAGTTGAGCTTTGTTTTGGACAAACTTCTGGGT GTTACTTGCAAAGTCATCAATGTTAGATCCGGAGCTGAGCTTCCGGAAAAATGTCGAGAATTAGCATTGCACTTTGAGACTCAAAGTACACCTGTTATGATTG GTGGTGGTGTCCTTGCATATACACTATTGGGAGTGGATTACAATGATGCCAGTGGAGATTGTGCATTTTTAATACTTGATCCACACTATACGGGTAcagatgatttgaagaaaataatcaatgggggcTGGGTTGGGTGGAAAAAAGCCGTTGACAGCAAAGGAAAGAATTTCTTCTTGCACGACAAGTTTTATAATCTACTGCTGCCACAGAGGCCCAACATGGTATGA
- the LOC25489512 gene encoding probable Ufm1-specific protease isoform X1 produces the protein MADDDSNRIVRLLCRPSHLHKGSDPGIHCWLIGSPFLPPLTIVSILRCINTTPSSSSPDLHKESNDLKTLIPKGFELIGALASGDDTSARAAIDATRELRKLMYGEGMGEDQLLIGGVESLDSGEVRFFVCETGNVSSGIERVSSVIQEENPEKFVWENGCLLRCELPIKLPIYYPLKNPTDVEKAYKQATEAVIAKLKDPQAVYMLETLSKTSSDQPPPSIVRGVQLDFHTDFSKTKHLVEGDAGYDASSLSCSYFSIYSKTAFSIENADTIQVSVLFNSLGPSSASAAPTAEYFPVMEEARLIVKDIKLDVLCYASRDLPLRHAVSCLIIPGLIDQLNILQKFMLPSLLAKHPQYNCQLKPYHFSPPGVLHPITVFYELSFGETEMKQVEFRRSLHSRLGLPYDRPLLRIANALDFSKLKNSGTVSHQKGSALLRDVHTGIPSSGVIGGAVSLVQGSYEYHHYLQDGFNDSGWGCAYRSLQTIISWFRLQNYSSIEVPSHREIQQALVEIGDKDPSFIGSRDWIGAIELSFVLDKLLGVTCKVINVRSGAELPEKCRELALHFETQSTPVMIGGGVLAYTLLGVDYNDASGDCAFLILDPHYTGTDDLKKIINGGWVGWKKAVDSKGKNFFLHDKFYNLLLPQRPNMV, from the exons ATGGCGGACGACGATAGCAACCGCATCGTTCGACTACTCTGCCGCCCAAGCCATCTCCACAAAGGATCCGACCCGGGAATTCATTGCTGGCTAATCGGATCCCCATTCTTACCACCACTCACCATCGTCTCCATCCTCCGATGCATCAACACCACCCCCTCCTCCTCTTCTCCCGATCTCCACAAAGAATCAAACGATCTTAAAACTTTAATTCCCAAAGGCTTTGAGCTAATCGGAGCCCTTGCTTCCGGCGACGATACCAGTGCTCGTGCCGCAATTGATGCTACTCGTGAATTGAGGAAGCTTATGTATGGTGAAGGAATGGGGGAAGATCAACTGTTGATTGGAGGTGTTGAAAGTTTGGATTCTGGTGAGGTTCGGTTTTTTGTGTGTGAGACTGGAAATGTGAGCAGCGGAATTGAACGTGTTTCTTCGGTTATACAGGAAGAGAATCCAGAGAAGTTTGTGTGGGAGAATGGTTGCTTGCTTCGTTGTGAGCTTCCGATAAAGTTGCCAATCTATTATCCTCTCAAAAATCCAACTG ATGTTGAGAAAGCATATAAGCAGGCAACTGAAGCTGTTATTGCCAAGTTAAAAGACCCTCAGGCTGTGTACATGTTAGAAACATTGAGCAAAACCTCTTCGGATCAACCTCCACCTTCCATAGTTCGAGGTGTACAATTAGACTTTCACACAGACTTCTCCAAAACCAAGCATTTGGTTGAGGGTGATGCGGGCTATGATGCAAGCTCACTATCTTGTTCATACTTTTCCATCTACAGTAAAACCGCTTTTTCCATAGAG AATGCAGATACTATCCAAGTGAGTGTTCTATTTAATAGCTTAGGGCCATCATCAGCATCTGCTGCGCCTACTGCAGAATATTTTCCAG TCATGGAAGAAGCCAGACTCATTGTTAAGGATATTAAGCTAGATGTACTCTGCTATGCTTCCAGGGATCTTCCACTGAGACATGCTGTTTCATGTTTAATCATCCCTGGCTTAATTGACCAGTTAAATATCCTGCAGAAATTTATGTTGCCTAGCCTTTTGGCAAAACATCCTCAG TACAATTGTCAGCTAAAACCTTACCACTTTAGTCCTCCTGGGGTTCTGCATCCAATAACTGTTTTCTATGAGCTGAGTTTTGGGGAGACAGAAATGAAGCAAG TTGAATTTAGGAGATCCTTGCACTCAAGGTTGGGGCTACCTTATGATCGCCCCCTTCTAAGAATTGCTAATGCCTTggatttttcaaaattgaaaaacagCGGTACTGTCTCTCATCAGAAAG GTTCAGCTTTGCTAAGAGATGTACACACTGGGATTCCAAGCAGTGGGG TTATTGGGGGAGCTGTTTCCCTTGTTCAAGGTTCCTATGAATACCATCATTACCTTCAGGATGGTTTCAACGATTCG GGATGGGGATGTGCTTATCGCTCTCTCCAGACTATCATTTCATGGTTCAGACTCCAAAACTACTCGTCTATAGAAGTTCCTTCTCATAG AGAAATACAGCAGGCACTTGTCGAGATTGGAGATAAAGATCCTTCCTTTATTGGGTCACGAGACTGGATTGGTGCAATTGAGTTGAGCTTTGTTTTGGACAAACTTCTGGGT GTTACTTGCAAAGTCATCAATGTTAGATCCGGAGCTGAGCTTCCGGAAAAATGTCGAGAATTAGCATTGCACTTTGAGACTCAAAGTACACCTGTTATGATTG GTGGTGGTGTCCTTGCATATACACTATTGGGAGTGGATTACAATGATGCCAGTGGAGATTGTGCATTTTTAATACTTGATCCACACTATACGGGTAcagatgatttgaagaaaataatcaatgggggcTGGGTTGGGTGGAAAAAAGCCGTTGACAGCAAAGGAAAGAATTTCTTCTTGCACGACAAGTTTTATAATCTACTGCTGCCACAGAGGCCCAACATGGTATGA